From Capra hircus breed San Clemente chromosome 1, ASM170441v1, whole genome shotgun sequence, the proteins below share one genomic window:
- the TBC1D23 gene encoding TBC1 domain family member 23 isoform X1, with protein sequence MAEGEEVLPLPTSGDEGWEKDLEEALEAGGCDLETLRNIIQGRPLPADLRAKVWKIALNVAGKGDSLASWDGILDLPEQNTIHKDCLEFIDQLSVPEEKAAQLLLDIESVITFYCKSRNIKYSSTLSWIHLLKPLVHLQLPRSDLYNCFYAIMNKYIPRDCSLKGRPFHLFRLLIQYHEPELCSFLDTKKITPDSYALNWLGSLFACYCSIEVTQAIWDGYLQQADPFFIYFLMLIILVNAKEVILGQESDSKEEVIQFLENTPSSLNLEDIEDLFSLAQYYCSKTPASFRKDNHHLFGSTLLGIKDDDADLSQALCLAISVSEILQANQLQGEGVRFFVVDCRPAEQYNAGHLSTAFHLDSDLMLQNPSEFAQSVKSLLEAQKQSIESGSIAGGEHLCFMGSGREEEDMYMNMVLAHFLQKNKEYVSIASGGFMALQQHLADINVDGPENGYGHWIASTSGSRSSINSSVDGESSNGSNDRGMKSLVNKMTVALKTKSVNVREKVISFIENTSTPVDRMSFNLPWPDRTCTERHVSSSDRVGKPYRGVKPVFSIGDEEEYDTDEIDSSSMSDDDRKEVVNIQTWINKPDVKHHFPCKEVKESGHMFPSHLLVTATHMYCLREILSRKGLAYIQSRQALNSVVKITSKKKHPELITFKYGNSSASGIEILAIERYLIPNAGDATKAIKQQIMKVLDALES encoded by the exons GGAAAAAGATCTTGAAGAAGCTCTGGAAGCAGGAGGTTGTGATCTTGAAACTTTGAGAAATATAATTCAAGGGAGGCCACTGCCTGCTGATCTGAGGGCTAAAGTTTGGAAG attGCTCTAAATGTTGCAGGAAAAGGTGATAGTTTGGCATCATGGGATGGTATTTTAGACCTGCCAGAACAGAACACTATTCACAAAGATTGTCTGGAGTTCATTG ATCAGCTTTCAGTGCCAGAAGAGAAGGCAGCACAATTACTTTTGGATATTGAATCTGTAATTACCTTTTATTGTAAATCCCGTAACATTAAGTATAGCTCAACCCTTAGCTGGATACATCTCCTCAAACCGTTGGTGCATCTTCAGCTGCCACGCAGTGATTTATACAACTGCTTTTATGCGATCATGAATAAGTACATTCCCAG GGATTGTTCCCTGAAGGGGAGACCATTTCATCTTTTCCGATTACTCATCCAATACCATGAACCTGAGCTTTGTTCTTTTCTTGATACAAAGAAAATTACTCCAGACTCCTATGCACTCAACTGG CTTGGAAGCCTTTTTGCCTGTTATTGTTCCATTGAAGTCACTCAGGCAATATGGGATGGATATCTACAACAGGCAGatccattttttatttatttcttaatgttAATAATCCTTGTTAATGCAAA AGAAGTCATTTTAGGACAGGAGTCTGACAGCAAAGAAGAAGTTATCC AGTTCTTGGAAAATACTCCATCCAGTTTGAATCTAGAAGATATAGAAGACCTTTTCTCTCTGGCTCAGTATTATTGCAGTAAAACACCAGCTTCATTTAGGAAG GATAATCACCATCTGTTTGGCAGTACTTTGTTGGGAATTAAGGATGACGATGCGGATCTGAGTCAGGCTCTTTGCCTGGCCATCTCAGTGTCAGAGATCCTTCAGGCAAATCAGCTTCAAGGG GAAGGAGTCCGGTTCTTTGTGGTGGATTGCCGTCCTGCAGAACAGTATAATGCTGGGCATTTATCAACTGCTTTCCATCTAGATTCAGATCTG ATGCTCCAGAATCCATCTGAGTTTGCACAGTCTGTGAAATCCCTGCTGGAAGCACAGAAGCAGTCCATTGAGTCCGGCTCCATCGCTGGTGGGGAGCACCTCTGCTTCATGGGCAGTGGCAGAGAGGAAGAAGACATGTATATGAACATGGTCCTTGCACACTTTTTACAG aaaaacaaagaatacGTGAGCATTGCCAGTGGAGGATTTATGG CACTGCAGCAGCACCTGGCAGACATCAATGTGGATGGACCAGAAAACGGATACGGCCATTGGATTGCTAGCACCTCAGGTTCAAGGagcagcatcaattcttctgtggaT ggTGAATCTTCTAATGGTTCAAATGACAGAGGAATGAAATCATTAGTTAATAAAATGACTGTTGCTTTGAAGACAAAATCTGTTAATGTCAGGGAAAAAGTTATCAGCTTTATTGAGAATACATCAACTCCTGTGGACCG AATGTCTTTCAATCTTCCTTGGCCAGACAGAACATGTACCGAGCG GCATGTGAGCAGCAGTGACAGAGTGGGTAAGCCTTACCGTGGTGTGAAGCCTGTTTTCAGCATCGGGGATGAGGAAGAATACGACACAG ATGAAATTGACAGTTCTTCAATGTCAGATGATGATAGAAAAGAGGTTGTGAACATTCAGACTTGGATAAACAAGCCAGATGTCAAGCATCATTTTCCTtgtaaagaagtgaaagaaagtggaCACATGTTTCCTAG TCATCTGTTGGTTACTGCAACACATATGTACTGTTTAAGGGAGATTCTTTCACGGAAAGGATTGGCCTATATACAGTCTCGACAAGCACTAAATTCTGTAGTTAAAATAACATCCAAAAAAAAACATCCTGAGCTAATTACCTTCAAGTATGGAAACAGCAGCGCTTCAGGAATAGAAATCTTGGCAATCGAAAG GTATTTGAttccaaatgcaggagatgctaccAAAGCCATAAAACAACAGATCATGAAAGTTTTGGATGCTTTGGAAAGTTAA
- the TBC1D23 gene encoding TBC1 domain family member 23 isoform X2 codes for MAEGEEVLPLPTSGDEGWEKDLEEALEAGGCDLETLRNIIQGRPLPADLRAKVWKIALNVAGKGDSLASWDGILDLPEQNTIHKDCLEFIDQLSVPEEKAAQLLLDIESVITFYCKSRNIKYSSTLSWIHLLKPLVHLQLPRSDLYNCFYAIMNKYIPRDCSLKGRPFHLFRLLIQYHEPELCSFLDTKKITPDSYALNWLGSLFACYCSIEVTQAIWDGYLQQADPFFIYFLMLIILVNAKEVILGQESDSKEEVIQFLENTPSSLNLEDIEDLFSLAQYYCSKTPASFRKDNHHLFGSTLLGIKDDDADLSQALCLAISVSEILQANQLQGEGVRFFVVDCRPAEQYNAGHLSTAFHLDSDLMLQNPSEFAQSVKSLLEAQKQSIESGSIAGGEHLCFMGSGREEEDMYMNMVLAHFLQKNKEYVSIASGGFMALQQHLADINVDGPENGYGHWIASTSGSRSSINSSVDGESSNGSNDRGMKSLVNKMTVALKTKSVNVREKVISFIENTSTPVDRHVSSSDRVGKPYRGVKPVFSIGDEEEYDTDEIDSSSMSDDDRKEVVNIQTWINKPDVKHHFPCKEVKESGHMFPSHLLVTATHMYCLREILSRKGLAYIQSRQALNSVVKITSKKKHPELITFKYGNSSASGIEILAIERYLIPNAGDATKAIKQQIMKVLDALES; via the exons GGAAAAAGATCTTGAAGAAGCTCTGGAAGCAGGAGGTTGTGATCTTGAAACTTTGAGAAATATAATTCAAGGGAGGCCACTGCCTGCTGATCTGAGGGCTAAAGTTTGGAAG attGCTCTAAATGTTGCAGGAAAAGGTGATAGTTTGGCATCATGGGATGGTATTTTAGACCTGCCAGAACAGAACACTATTCACAAAGATTGTCTGGAGTTCATTG ATCAGCTTTCAGTGCCAGAAGAGAAGGCAGCACAATTACTTTTGGATATTGAATCTGTAATTACCTTTTATTGTAAATCCCGTAACATTAAGTATAGCTCAACCCTTAGCTGGATACATCTCCTCAAACCGTTGGTGCATCTTCAGCTGCCACGCAGTGATTTATACAACTGCTTTTATGCGATCATGAATAAGTACATTCCCAG GGATTGTTCCCTGAAGGGGAGACCATTTCATCTTTTCCGATTACTCATCCAATACCATGAACCTGAGCTTTGTTCTTTTCTTGATACAAAGAAAATTACTCCAGACTCCTATGCACTCAACTGG CTTGGAAGCCTTTTTGCCTGTTATTGTTCCATTGAAGTCACTCAGGCAATATGGGATGGATATCTACAACAGGCAGatccattttttatttatttcttaatgttAATAATCCTTGTTAATGCAAA AGAAGTCATTTTAGGACAGGAGTCTGACAGCAAAGAAGAAGTTATCC AGTTCTTGGAAAATACTCCATCCAGTTTGAATCTAGAAGATATAGAAGACCTTTTCTCTCTGGCTCAGTATTATTGCAGTAAAACACCAGCTTCATTTAGGAAG GATAATCACCATCTGTTTGGCAGTACTTTGTTGGGAATTAAGGATGACGATGCGGATCTGAGTCAGGCTCTTTGCCTGGCCATCTCAGTGTCAGAGATCCTTCAGGCAAATCAGCTTCAAGGG GAAGGAGTCCGGTTCTTTGTGGTGGATTGCCGTCCTGCAGAACAGTATAATGCTGGGCATTTATCAACTGCTTTCCATCTAGATTCAGATCTG ATGCTCCAGAATCCATCTGAGTTTGCACAGTCTGTGAAATCCCTGCTGGAAGCACAGAAGCAGTCCATTGAGTCCGGCTCCATCGCTGGTGGGGAGCACCTCTGCTTCATGGGCAGTGGCAGAGAGGAAGAAGACATGTATATGAACATGGTCCTTGCACACTTTTTACAG aaaaacaaagaatacGTGAGCATTGCCAGTGGAGGATTTATGG CACTGCAGCAGCACCTGGCAGACATCAATGTGGATGGACCAGAAAACGGATACGGCCATTGGATTGCTAGCACCTCAGGTTCAAGGagcagcatcaattcttctgtggaT ggTGAATCTTCTAATGGTTCAAATGACAGAGGAATGAAATCATTAGTTAATAAAATGACTGTTGCTTTGAAGACAAAATCTGTTAATGTCAGGGAAAAAGTTATCAGCTTTATTGAGAATACATCAACTCCTGTGGACCG GCATGTGAGCAGCAGTGACAGAGTGGGTAAGCCTTACCGTGGTGTGAAGCCTGTTTTCAGCATCGGGGATGAGGAAGAATACGACACAG ATGAAATTGACAGTTCTTCAATGTCAGATGATGATAGAAAAGAGGTTGTGAACATTCAGACTTGGATAAACAAGCCAGATGTCAAGCATCATTTTCCTtgtaaagaagtgaaagaaagtggaCACATGTTTCCTAG TCATCTGTTGGTTACTGCAACACATATGTACTGTTTAAGGGAGATTCTTTCACGGAAAGGATTGGCCTATATACAGTCTCGACAAGCACTAAATTCTGTAGTTAAAATAACATCCAAAAAAAAACATCCTGAGCTAATTACCTTCAAGTATGGAAACAGCAGCGCTTCAGGAATAGAAATCTTGGCAATCGAAAG GTATTTGAttccaaatgcaggagatgctaccAAAGCCATAAAACAACAGATCATGAAAGTTTTGGATGCTTTGGAAAGTTAA